Proteins encoded within one genomic window of Candidatus Binataceae bacterium:
- the sat gene encoding sulfate adenylyltransferase, whose product MGELERETITPHGGDGLVNLRAPAAEREGLARHAQGLAVVSLNARDLSDLEMLAIGAFSPLDGFMGEADYTRSRDEMRLASGVPWPIPITLGVSEAQAKAIKPGAQVALATEAGQRLAVMAVSEVFRVDRVAEASAVFGTADEAHPGAKNVLGQPPLCLGGKVTLFDEIPDRTFLEYRLEPAQTRAEFKARQWRKVVAFQTRNPTHRAHEYIQKAALEICDGLLLHPLVGETKGDDVPAAVRMESYKVLLEQYYPKNRAMLSVMPAHMRYGGPREAVLHAIIRRNYGCTHFIVGRDHAGVGNYYGTYDAQQIFSRFSPEEIAIVPLAFEHTFYCRRCEGMASFKTCPHTDQDRVILSGTKVREMLQRGEFPPPEYTRPEIAAILVKAMRQAG is encoded by the coding sequence ATGGGCGAGTTGGAACGCGAGACGATTACTCCTCACGGCGGCGATGGGTTGGTTAATCTGCGGGCGCCGGCGGCCGAGCGCGAGGGTTTGGCGCGCCATGCGCAGGGACTGGCGGTGGTCAGCCTCAATGCGCGCGATCTGTCCGACTTGGAAATGCTCGCCATTGGCGCCTTTTCGCCCCTGGACGGCTTCATGGGCGAGGCCGACTACACGCGCTCGCGCGACGAGATGAGATTGGCCTCGGGCGTGCCCTGGCCGATTCCGATTACGCTGGGTGTGAGCGAGGCGCAGGCCAAGGCAATCAAGCCCGGGGCGCAGGTGGCGCTGGCCACCGAGGCCGGGCAGCGCTTGGCGGTGATGGCGGTCAGTGAAGTCTTTCGGGTCGATCGGGTCGCCGAAGCCAGTGCGGTCTTTGGCACCGCCGATGAAGCCCATCCCGGAGCCAAGAATGTGCTGGGCCAGCCGCCGCTATGTTTGGGCGGCAAGGTGACGCTGTTCGACGAGATCCCCGATCGTACGTTTCTTGAATATCGGCTGGAACCGGCGCAGACCCGGGCCGAGTTCAAGGCCCGGCAATGGCGCAAGGTGGTGGCCTTCCAGACTCGCAATCCCACCCATCGCGCGCACGAATACATCCAGAAGGCGGCGCTGGAGATTTGCGACGGTCTGCTGCTCCATCCGCTGGTGGGTGAGACTAAGGGCGACGACGTGCCGGCCGCGGTGCGGATGGAATCCTACAAAGTGTTGTTAGAGCAGTACTATCCCAAGAATCGTGCGATGCTCTCCGTGATGCCGGCCCATATGCGCTACGGCGGTCCGCGCGAGGCGGTGCTGCACGCCATTATTCGGCGCAACTACGGCTGCACCCATTTTATCGTGGGGCGGGATCACGCCGGCGTAGGGAACTACTACGGCACTTACGACGCTCAGCAGATCTTCTCGCGCTTCAGCCCCGAGGAGATCGCAATTGTGCCATTGGCCTTCGAACACACCTTCTATTGCCGCCGCTGCGAGGGGATGGCTTCCTTCAAGACCTGCCCGCACACCGACCAGGACCGGGTGATTCTGTCGGGCACCAAGGTGCGTGAGATGCTGCAGCGCGGCGAGTTTCCCCCACCCGAATACACTCGGCCCGAAATCGCCGCCATCCTGGTCAAGGCGATGCGCCAAGCGGGCTGA
- the cysC gene encoding adenylyl-sulfate kinase has protein sequence MDEGFTLWFTGLSGAGKSTLANAVAQELRRRGRRVEILDGDEVRTNLSKGLGFSKEDRDTNIRRIGYVCRLLARNGVIAVSAAISPYRAVRDEVRAAHERFFEVYVKCPLETLVRRDVKGLYAKALKGELPGFTGVSDPYEEPLTPELVIESDRESVADSLGRLLTALEAARLVSANGAR, from the coding sequence ATGGACGAAGGATTTACCTTGTGGTTCACGGGTCTGTCAGGAGCGGGCAAATCGACGCTGGCCAATGCGGTAGCGCAAGAATTGCGCCGGCGCGGACGGCGAGTGGAAATTCTTGATGGCGACGAGGTGCGGACCAATCTCTCTAAGGGGCTGGGCTTTTCCAAGGAAGATCGCGACACCAACATCCGGCGGATCGGTTATGTCTGCCGGCTTTTGGCCCGCAACGGCGTAATCGCGGTGTCGGCCGCGATTTCGCCTTATCGCGCGGTACGCGACGAAGTGCGAGCGGCGCATGAGCGCTTTTTTGAAGTGTACGTGAAATGCCCGCTGGAGACCCTGGTCCGGCGCGACGTCAAGGGCTTGTACGCCAAGGCGCTTAAGGGCGAGTTGCCGGGTTTCACCGGGGTTTCCGATCCTTATGAGGAGCCTTTGACGCCCGAGCTGGTGATCGAAAGCGACCGTGAGAGCGTTGCGGACAGCCTGGGTCGATTGCTCACGGCATTGGAAGCGGCGCGGCTGGTCAGCGCCAATGGAGCACGGTGA
- a CDS encoding HAD family hydrolase → MKLTPKAWLLDFDNTLAALEVEVDWEASRRALEPMLRGAGVDPQLFVEIPKGNLPLYAALHARFHAAPGPIDPSRGALLRAASALIERYELAGVERAQPLPGALELLRELQDHAAIVTSNSSLTVARWLDRHSIYLPNDRIIGRNSELALKPSSQMVALALARLRAQPDDALFVGDSLADLQAARSAGVRFAGVGFSQRARQRLQEADATHVFASPAALLAWIQAGRATA, encoded by the coding sequence ATGAAGCTTACTCCCAAGGCCTGGCTGCTCGATTTCGACAACACGCTGGCGGCCCTGGAGGTCGAGGTCGACTGGGAGGCCAGCCGCCGCGCCTTGGAGCCGATGCTGCGCGGGGCAGGCGTGGACCCACAGCTATTCGTCGAAATCCCCAAGGGTAATTTGCCGCTCTACGCCGCCCTGCACGCCCGCTTCCACGCTGCTCCCGGCCCAATCGATCCGTCACGAGGTGCCCTGCTAAGGGCTGCCAGCGCGCTTATCGAGCGTTATGAGCTGGCCGGTGTGGAACGCGCGCAGCCGCTGCCCGGTGCCTTGGAGTTGTTGCGAGAACTCCAGGACCATGCCGCCATTGTCACCTCCAACTCCTCGCTTACGGTGGCGCGCTGGCTCGACCGCCATTCGATCTATCTGCCGAACGACAGGATTATTGGGCGCAACAGCGAGCTTGCCCTCAAACCGTCCTCGCAGATGGTCGCACTCGCGCTGGCGCGACTGCGCGCCCAGCCCGATGACGCGCTGTTCGTAGGCGACAGCCTGGCCGATTTGCAGGCCGCGCGCAGCGCCGGTGTCCGCTTCGCCGGAGTAGGCTTCTCGCAGCGCGCGCGCCAGCGCTTGCAGGAGGCGGATGCGACCCACGTCTTCGCCTCGCCCGCGGCACTTTTAGCCTGGATACAAGCCGGACGGGCGACCGCTTGA
- a CDS encoding ThiF family adenylyltransferase, producing MLTDAQIDRYSRQIILPEVGGRGQQRLSQSRLALAGDPAALEAILPYLAGAGVGCIHLPLVGQPLARMCAAIAKRNPEVRLEPWQDSSPPADLTAFVLSRESELPSLAALDHSGVRPLMLIRLIAPRAIVTLASRPPCLACADPALLAPACQEPGSIELPAEAIAIAGGGEILLQLLALAAPAARLLRCSGYELNPCTLAAGTCCQRCA from the coding sequence TTGCTCACCGACGCCCAAATCGATCGCTACAGCCGGCAGATTATTTTGCCCGAGGTCGGTGGCCGCGGCCAGCAGCGACTGAGCCAAAGCCGCCTCGCGCTGGCCGGCGATCCCGCCGCACTGGAAGCGATATTGCCCTATCTGGCGGGCGCCGGCGTGGGCTGTATTCACTTGCCGCTGGTGGGCCAGCCGCTGGCGCGAATGTGCGCGGCGATCGCGAAGCGCAACCCTGAGGTGCGCCTGGAGCCCTGGCAGGACTCTTCGCCGCCGGCCGACCTGACCGCGTTCGTGCTATCTCGCGAGAGCGAATTGCCATCGCTGGCCGCCCTCGACCACAGCGGCGTCAGGCCGCTGATGTTGATACGGCTGATCGCGCCGCGCGCCATCGTGACCCTCGCTTCGCGGCCACCCTGCCTGGCCTGCGCCGATCCGGCCCTGCTTGCGCCCGCCTGCCAAGAGCCGGGGTCTATCGAACTGCCCGCCGAAGCGATCGCGATTGCGGGCGGCGGCGAAATTCTGTTGCAACTGCTCGCCCTTGCCGCACCCGCCGCTCGGCTGCTCCGATGCTCGGGTTATGAGCTGAACCCCTGCACGCTCGCCGCTGGCACGTGCTGCCAGCGCTGCGCTTGA
- a CDS encoding NIL domain-containing protein — MNPRRHRERYYLTYPSALIREPLLYQLVKKFDLAFNIRGASVSDQMGLVALEFDGTADQIEGAIKYLRSMGVTVEPIEKNIIE; from the coding sequence ATGAACCCCCGGCGTCATCGCGAACGCTACTATCTGACCTATCCCAGCGCGCTCATCCGCGAGCCGCTGCTTTATCAACTGGTCAAGAAATTCGACCTTGCCTTCAATATTCGCGGTGCCAGCGTCTCCGACCAGATGGGGCTGGTGGCACTGGAGTTCGACGGCACCGCCGACCAAATCGAGGGCGCCATCAAGTATCTGCGTTCGATGGGCGTAACGGTCGAGCCGATCGAAAAAAACATCATCGAATAG
- a CDS encoding PLP-dependent cysteine synthase family protein, giving the protein MATISPSFLRLPAAANPQPGPGARALSVLDLIGNTPLLEISRLTAGLLRPGVRIFAKLEGFNPGGSVKDRAVRKMIEVGLASGLLQPGKTIIDSTSGNTGIALAMVGSALGYPVELVMASNVSQERKRIIAAFGAKVVFSDPLEGSDGAILRCRELIARDPQRYFKPDQYNNEANPQAHFETTGPEIWHQTGGAISHFIAGIGTSGTLMGTGRYLKTRDAAIQVIAAEPADAMHGLEGLKHMASSIVPGIYHEDQIDRKVPVETEDAYDMVYALGQVEGLLVGQSSGAAMVAALKVARELRQGCVVTVFPDLGDKYLSTNLWIGWKAWTPLKLKRLLEKL; this is encoded by the coding sequence ATGGCGACGATATCTCCATCGTTCCTGCGATTGCCGGCGGCCGCTAATCCCCAGCCCGGGCCCGGCGCGCGCGCCCTCAGCGTGTTGGACCTGATCGGCAACACTCCGCTGCTGGAGATCTCACGCCTGACCGCGGGCTTGCTGCGGCCGGGCGTGCGGATCTTTGCCAAGCTGGAGGGCTTCAACCCCGGTGGCTCGGTCAAGGACCGCGCCGTGCGCAAAATGATCGAGGTTGGCTTGGCCAGCGGGCTGTTGCAGCCGGGCAAGACCATTATCGATTCGACCTCGGGTAACACCGGGATCGCATTGGCGATGGTGGGTTCGGCGTTGGGCTACCCGGTGGAACTGGTGATGGCCTCCAACGTGAGCCAGGAGCGCAAGCGGATTATCGCGGCCTTTGGCGCCAAGGTGGTCTTCTCTGATCCGCTGGAGGGATCCGACGGCGCCATTCTGCGCTGTCGCGAGCTTATCGCCCGCGACCCCCAGCGCTACTTCAAACCTGATCAGTACAACAACGAGGCCAATCCGCAGGCCCACTTCGAGACCACCGGTCCCGAGATCTGGCACCAGACCGGCGGCGCCATCAGCCACTTTATCGCCGGGATCGGCACCAGCGGTACGCTGATGGGCACTGGCCGTTATCTCAAAACTCGCGACGCGGCCATCCAGGTCATCGCGGCCGAACCGGCCGACGCGATGCACGGGTTGGAGGGACTCAAACACATGGCCTCCTCGATCGTCCCCGGCATCTACCACGAGGATCAGATCGACCGCAAAGTTCCGGTGGAGACGGAAGACGCCTACGATATGGTCTATGCGCTGGGCCAGGTCGAAGGGTTGCTGGTGGGTCAATCTTCAGGGGCCGCGATGGTGGCGGCGCTGAAGGTCGCGCGCGAATTGCGCCAGGGTTGCGTGGTGACGGTATTTCCCGATTTGGGCGATAAATATCTCTCCACTAACTTGTGGATTGGCTGGAAGGCCTGGACTCCGCTCAAACTCAAGCGCCTGCTGGAGAAGCTATGA
- a CDS encoding ubiquitin-like small modifier protein 1, with the protein MPVRVRVPTPLRKFTAGAGEIGAAGANLKDVIEDLERNHPGLRERLLDENGQIRRFVNIYLNGDDVRFLDQLNSPVKDGDDISIVPAIAGGR; encoded by the coding sequence ATGCCAGTCCGGGTACGGGTCCCCACTCCCTTGCGCAAGTTTACCGCCGGCGCGGGCGAAATCGGCGCTGCCGGCGCCAATCTCAAGGATGTCATCGAAGATTTGGAGCGTAATCATCCCGGGTTGCGCGAGCGGCTGCTCGATGAGAACGGCCAGATTCGCCGCTTCGTGAATATCTATCTCAATGGCGACGACGTGCGGTTCCTTGATCAGCTAAACTCACCGGTCAAGGATGGCGACGATATCTCCATCGTTCCTGCGATTGCCGGCGGCCGCTAA
- a CDS encoding threonine synthase — MSYVTELRCRECGQQYPVQPLHVCETCFGPLEITYDYARIRAVLTHKLIESRPRNLWRYRELLPVDSEPEAGPNSGFTPLLHARRLGAELGLPRLYLKDDTVNHPTLSYKDRVVSVAITKAREFGFTTVSCASTGNLATAVAAHAARAGLKCYIFMPEGVEAGKIVGSAIYGAQVVTIRGNYDDVNRLCSEIADKYGWAFVNINLRPYYTEGAKTFGFEIAEQLGWRLPDHVVIPTAGGTILPKVAKAFKEFKDLGLVRGNEPRIYTAQAAGSAPVVTALHKGADLITPVKPETIAKSIAIGNPADGYYVLRAVRESGGWGEMATDPEIIDAIKLLARTEGVFAEPAGGTTLAVTLKLLEQGRISREDCVVVSITGNGYKTLEAVAGAIEQPSVIDARLKDFDALFERLGGAKPALAGAA, encoded by the coding sequence ATGAGCTACGTAACTGAACTGCGATGCCGCGAATGCGGGCAACAGTACCCCGTGCAACCGCTGCATGTCTGCGAGACCTGCTTCGGTCCGCTGGAGATTACCTACGACTACGCCCGCATCCGTGCCGTGCTTACCCATAAATTGATCGAGAGCCGGCCGCGCAACCTGTGGCGCTATCGCGAGCTGCTGCCGGTGGATAGCGAGCCCGAAGCCGGCCCTAATTCCGGCTTTACCCCGCTCCTGCACGCCCGCCGGTTGGGCGCCGAACTGGGTCTGCCGCGGCTCTATCTCAAAGACGACACCGTCAACCATCCCACCTTGTCCTACAAGGACCGGGTGGTGTCGGTGGCCATTACTAAGGCGCGCGAGTTCGGCTTTACCACGGTGTCGTGTGCGTCCACCGGCAATCTGGCCACGGCGGTGGCGGCCCACGCCGCGCGGGCTGGACTTAAATGCTACATTTTCATGCCCGAGGGGGTGGAGGCCGGAAAAATCGTCGGCTCTGCCATTTATGGCGCACAGGTGGTGACCATTCGCGGCAACTACGACGACGTCAATCGGCTATGCAGCGAGATCGCGGACAAGTACGGGTGGGCTTTCGTCAACATCAACCTACGGCCCTACTATACCGAAGGCGCCAAGACCTTCGGCTTCGAGATTGCCGAGCAATTGGGCTGGCGGCTGCCCGATCATGTGGTTATTCCCACCGCTGGCGGCACGATTTTGCCCAAGGTCGCCAAGGCTTTCAAAGAATTCAAGGATCTGGGCTTGGTGCGCGGCAACGAGCCGCGGATTTACACCGCGCAGGCGGCGGGATCGGCCCCGGTGGTGACCGCCCTGCACAAGGGGGCCGACCTGATCACCCCGGTCAAACCCGAGACCATCGCCAAATCGATCGCGATTGGCAACCCGGCCGACGGTTATTATGTGCTGCGCGCGGTGCGCGAGTCGGGCGGCTGGGGCGAGATGGCCACCGATCCCGAAATCATCGATGCGATCAAGCTGCTGGCCCGCACCGAGGGGGTTTTCGCCGAGCCCGCCGGCGGTACTACCCTGGCGGTGACCTTGAAGTTGCTGGAGCAAGGGCGGATCTCGCGCGAGGATTGCGTGGTCGTCTCGATTACCGGCAACGGCTATAAGACCTTGGAAGCGGTCGCCGGCGCGATCGAGCAGCCTTCGGTAATCGACGCACGCCTGAAGGATTTTGACGCCCTGTTCGAGCGGCTCGGCGGTGCCAAGCCCGCTTTGGCGGGCGCGGCTTAA
- a CDS encoding HesA/MoeB/ThiF family protein, translated as MTSVTGKILVIGAGGLGLPAASSAAGGGATDITLIDPDMVELSNLPRQTLFFESDVGWPKAEVAARRLEERFTGLRSRAIVGRVEASTAMALISAHDFVIDATDDPATKFLINDVCLATARPFVYGGVLGFQGQALTVVPGHSACLRCLFEAPPPATEGASCREAGILGPLAGFIGSLQGGEGVNYLRRQPLALVGRLLTYDLRRGGVRQVAVQPRAGCQCGAAEIFGEGYQHKERP; from the coding sequence GTGACCAGCGTAACTGGCAAAATCTTGGTGATTGGCGCGGGAGGCTTGGGATTGCCCGCCGCATCCAGCGCGGCTGGCGGCGGTGCCACTGACATCACGCTGATCGATCCCGACATGGTGGAGCTCTCCAACCTGCCGCGCCAGACCCTGTTTTTCGAAAGCGACGTGGGATGGCCCAAGGCGGAGGTTGCGGCCCGCCGCCTGGAGGAGCGTTTCACCGGCCTGCGGTCGCGCGCGATCGTGGGGCGAGTGGAGGCCAGCACCGCGATGGCCCTTATCTCCGCTCACGATTTCGTGATCGATGCCACTGACGACCCGGCCACCAAGTTTCTGATCAACGACGTTTGCCTGGCTACGGCGCGCCCCTTCGTCTATGGCGGTGTGCTGGGCTTTCAAGGGCAGGCGCTGACGGTGGTGCCGGGGCACAGTGCCTGCCTGCGATGCCTGTTTGAGGCCCCGCCGCCCGCGACGGAGGGGGCAAGCTGTCGCGAAGCTGGAATCCTGGGCCCGCTCGCTGGCTTTATTGGCAGCCTGCAAGGAGGGGAAGGGGTCAATTATTTGCGCCGCCAGCCGCTGGCGCTAGTGGGGCGGCTGCTTACTTATGATCTGCGGCGCGGTGGGGTCCGCCAAGTCGCGGTGCAGCCCCGCGCGGGCTGCCAATGTGGCGCGGCAGAGATTTTCGGTGAAGGCTATCAACACAAGGAACGGCCATGA
- a CDS encoding GreA/GreB family elongation factor — MVELPVIKRLRKEMENLKRELTIDLPKELERARAHGDLSENAEYAMAKQRQEFLRARLSNYELRVAELARINLESVPRDTVGLGSKVEIEDEEGARTEYEIVVPEEVDATLNRISLASPLGKAMIGRGEGDDFEVQTPKGKRAYSVVRLHTIHDLLESNGSRES; from the coding sequence ATGGTCGAGTTGCCTGTTATCAAGCGGTTGCGCAAGGAGATGGAAAATCTCAAGCGTGAACTAACCATCGATTTGCCCAAGGAGCTAGAGCGCGCTCGGGCGCATGGAGATTTGTCGGAAAACGCGGAATATGCGATGGCCAAGCAGCGCCAAGAGTTTCTGCGCGCGCGGCTATCTAATTACGAACTGCGAGTAGCAGAGCTGGCCCGTATCAACCTGGAATCGGTGCCGCGCGATACCGTGGGGTTAGGCAGCAAGGTGGAAATCGAAGACGAAGAGGGGGCACGCACGGAATACGAAATCGTAGTCCCCGAGGAGGTCGACGCCACGCTCAACCGAATCTCGCTGGCCTCCCCATTGGGCAAGGCGATGATCGGGCGAGGCGAGGGGGATGATTTCGAAGTGCAAACGCCCAAGGGCAAGCGCGCCTATTCGGTGGTACGCCTGCACACCATCCACGATTTGCTGGAATCCAACGGCAGCCGCGAAAGCTAG
- a CDS encoding Lrp/AsnC ligand binding domain-containing protein, with amino-acid sequence MAVKAFILIDTAPGKAREVAGRLRGVKGVAAAHTVAGPHDIIALVEATDVTALGELVVHQIQSVNGVSRSLTSIVAD; translated from the coding sequence ATGGCGGTTAAGGCGTTCATACTGATCGATACCGCTCCCGGGAAGGCTCGCGAGGTGGCGGGGCGCTTGCGCGGGGTTAAGGGCGTCGCGGCCGCCCATACCGTGGCCGGTCCCCACGATATTATCGCCTTGGTCGAAGCCACCGACGTGACTGCGTTGGGGGAGCTGGTGGTCCATCAGATTCAGAGCGTCAATGGCGTCAGTCGCAGCCTGACTTCGATTGTGGCGGATTGA
- a CDS encoding FTR1 family protein has product MATTAIPYFLYAFGILLREGLEALLVVVALAAGVRQMGRASKVREIYLGAGLGIVVSLLLAWGVNALITDNDSDAMEGVFQIVAALTLFYVSSWLTAKTQASRWQEFLQKQIVQQGRRAIPLAFGLSAFLAVLREGAETIVFFQALLGGASAGTERHAIWAGMGLAAIALALVFFGLQGVLARIPLRHFFRVTSLLLYGLAVVFIGQAVGSLQEAEVVGATFIAHVPTIPVLGIFPTVQSLAAQTVLLVLAAAAWFVPRHSTGGEARDIATKPQRTASVRAH; this is encoded by the coding sequence ATGGCTACAACCGCAATCCCTTATTTTCTCTACGCCTTTGGTATCTTACTACGCGAGGGACTCGAAGCGCTGTTAGTCGTGGTGGCCCTGGCAGCCGGGGTTAGGCAAATGGGCCGGGCCTCCAAGGTGCGAGAAATCTATCTGGGCGCTGGGTTAGGAATCGTGGTCAGCCTGCTGTTGGCGTGGGGCGTCAATGCCCTGATTACCGACAACGACAGCGACGCGATGGAGGGGGTGTTTCAAATCGTCGCGGCGTTGACCTTGTTTTACGTCAGCTCCTGGCTGACCGCCAAAACGCAGGCCTCGCGCTGGCAGGAGTTCTTGCAAAAGCAGATTGTGCAGCAGGGCCGGCGCGCAATTCCCCTGGCCTTTGGCCTCAGTGCCTTCCTGGCGGTCCTGCGTGAGGGCGCCGAAACAATAGTCTTCTTCCAGGCCTTGCTGGGGGGCGCTTCAGCCGGGACCGAGCGACATGCGATCTGGGCCGGGATGGGCTTGGCGGCAATCGCGCTGGCGCTGGTGTTCTTCGGCTTGCAAGGGGTGCTGGCGCGAATCCCGCTGCGCCATTTCTTTCGCGTTACCTCGCTTTTGCTCTACGGCTTGGCGGTGGTGTTTATCGGCCAAGCGGTGGGCAGCTTGCAGGAGGCCGAGGTCGTCGGCGCCACCTTCATCGCCCATGTGCCCACCATCCCGGTGCTAGGTATCTTTCCCACCGTGCAAAGCTTGGCAGCTCAAACCGTCCTGTTGGTTCTGGCCGCGGCGGCTTGGTTCGTACCGCGCCACAGCACCGGGGGCGAGGCCCGCGACATCGCAACCAAGCCACAGCGCACGGCTTCGGTGCGAGCCCACTGA
- a CDS encoding lysophospholipid acyltransferase family protein produces MESHTAFQAGSLLERCWGVLATVMAVIYTMVVSPIAALVAPFAGGRGVDVLGRIWSRAIIRTSGVKVEFRGLDHLRGLDGCIVVTNHQSMFDIFALLGYLPHPVRFVAKKELLKIPAFGYALWRSGHIVIGRQEGGREVRRAVKIARRGFAVVFFAEGHRFGDGRIHPFNEGAAWLGLLTRLPCVPLAISGSGAIHPRGALTIRPHRTIRLSFGAPIPTANLRSSDRAQLTQTLQRQVEELFQG; encoded by the coding sequence ATGGAATCCCATACCGCTTTCCAGGCTGGCTCGCTGCTGGAACGCTGCTGGGGCGTGCTAGCCACCGTGATGGCGGTCATCTACACGATGGTCGTGTCGCCCATCGCGGCGCTGGTAGCGCCCTTCGCGGGCGGGCGCGGAGTCGACGTGCTGGGGCGGATCTGGAGCCGCGCGATCATCCGTACCAGCGGGGTCAAGGTGGAGTTTCGCGGCCTGGACCACCTCCGCGGCCTGGACGGCTGCATCGTGGTCACCAACCATCAAAGCATGTTCGACATCTTTGCCTTGCTCGGCTACCTGCCCCATCCGGTACGTTTTGTCGCCAAAAAAGAGCTGCTCAAGATTCCGGCTTTCGGCTATGCGCTGTGGCGCTCGGGCCATATCGTGATCGGCCGCCAGGAGGGTGGGCGCGAGGTTCGACGGGCAGTGAAGATCGCGCGGCGCGGCTTCGCCGTGGTCTTTTTCGCCGAAGGCCATCGCTTCGGCGACGGCCGTATCCATCCCTTCAACGAGGGCGCGGCATGGCTGGGACTTCTCACCCGGCTGCCGTGCGTGCCCTTGGCGATTAGCGGCAGCGGCGCCATCCATCCGCGCGGCGCCTTGACGATTCGTCCCCATCGCACGATCCGGCTATCTTTCGGAGCGCCGATCCCCACCGCTAATCTGCGCTCATCGGATCGCGCGCAGTTGACCCAAACCCTTCAGCGCCAGGTCGAAGAACTGTTCCAGGGCTGA